From a single Alkalihalophilus pseudofirmus genomic region:
- a CDS encoding ATP-grasp domain-containing protein gives MIYAYEDNRNWGELLFHAGKTKGVNVNIFKYSHEIPNNSNNTVFVHMNHHPKFREQNKKMMKQLSKKDVKLIPTLLEAQLYDDKVAQYQLLYEHMPKSYYLQSEAKAKEIIEKIDYPFISKAKEGAGSSNIRLINNKQEAINEIKLAFSTGIPLHFDQNQKNYLFWQHFCKDNKGDWRVHVIANKYVCVLRRYNKNNVPFASGSNNVETVNALDPFTTELIETAFSIAKKYNFNLCAMDFVTENGKPILLETSVGWPIKHFQNRTFFHKENNVWTPSKYVSDNFFELIIDSIMNNDFT, from the coding sequence ATGATCTATGCATATGAAGATAACCGTAATTGGGGAGAATTGTTGTTTCATGCAGGAAAGACAAAAGGGGTTAACGTTAATATTTTTAAATATTCACATGAAATCCCAAATAACAGTAACAATACAGTCTTTGTACACATGAACCACCATCCAAAATTTAGAGAACAAAATAAAAAAATGATGAAACAATTATCAAAAAAAGATGTTAAGCTAATTCCTACCCTATTAGAAGCTCAATTATATGATGATAAAGTTGCACAGTATCAATTATTATATGAGCACATGCCAAAAAGTTACTATTTACAGTCTGAAGCGAAAGCAAAAGAAATAATCGAAAAAATTGATTATCCATTTATCTCTAAGGCAAAAGAAGGAGCCGGTTCAAGTAACATCCGATTAATAAATAATAAGCAAGAAGCAATAAATGAAATTAAACTCGCTTTCAGTACTGGAATCCCTTTACATTTTGATCAAAATCAAAAGAACTATTTATTTTGGCAACATTTTTGTAAAGATAATAAAGGGGATTGGAGAGTTCATGTTATAGCAAATAAATATGTGTGTGTGTTAAGAAGATACAACAAAAATAATGTGCCTTTTGCATCTGGTTCAAATAATGTTGAAACGGTTAATGCCCTTGACCCTTTTACGACAGAATTAATTGAGACTGCCTTTTCAATAGCAAAAAAGTATAATTTTAACTTATGTGCTATGGACTTTGTTACTGAAAATGGAAAACCTATTTTATTAGAAACTTCAGTTGGTTGGCCGATTAAACATTTTCAAAACCGAACTTTCTTTCATAAAGAAAATAATGTGTGGACTCCCTCAAAATATGTTAGTGATAATTTTTTTGAACTGATTATTGATTCAATAATGAATAATGATTTCACTTAA
- a CDS encoding dTDP-4-dehydrorhamnose 3,5-epimerase family protein, with product MIKGVKVKQLKRHCDDRGFFTELVRDDEDLLERFGQASMSMSYPGVIKAFHYHEKQDDVWFFPSGNAQVVLYDLREDSETYQHTDVYYMGENNPIILVIPKGVAHGYRVLGNKPATIIYFTTESYDPTNPDEKRIPWDDKEIGFDWVTRFH from the coding sequence ATGATTAAAGGTGTGAAAGTAAAGCAGTTAAAAAGACATTGCGATGACAGGGGTTTCTTTACCGAACTTGTGCGGGATGACGAAGACTTGTTAGAACGATTTGGGCAAGCATCTATGTCAATGAGCTATCCTGGTGTAATCAAAGCCTTTCATTACCATGAAAAACAAGATGATGTATGGTTTTTTCCATCAGGAAACGCCCAAGTCGTGCTCTATGACTTAAGAGAGGATTCAGAAACCTATCAACATACGGATGTTTATTATATGGGTGAGAACAATCCAATCATTCTAGTGATACCAAAAGGGGTAGCGCATGGATACCGTGTATTAGGAAACAAACCAGCAACGATTATTTATTTCACAACAGAGTCATACGATCCAACAAATCCAGATGAAAAGCGAATACCATGGGATGATAAAGAAATTGGGTTTGATTGGGTGACGAGATTCCATTAA
- a CDS encoding glycosyltransferase family 4 protein: MNILYIVDRPPNLAGIQVTTSNRIKALRKNKINAEVIFFERGNAEYLFNDIPHYFIENKNQFYNHLSKKSYDIISYIYSLKYIDTIPKKFKGKIVFEIRGWSSSVTNVLEQIKKSNRVNAIICIANYIKPLVEKRVKNIPVYVDLNFVPDKFSSNNNETNDNIPIPKKGYKVIGYVGRVMSTKNWKEWVDICGLLNKDQNIELWVISNVATCEVYNRIDLLQNRCKELGIKKENIKIIPQIPNDLMPSLYLTIGKSGGCILSTSPSEGLGNHVLEPMACSCPVVSSNRPGKNEIINHSFNGLLYKLGDIDGAVEQLSNLLTNDSFRKKIIKNALKEIEEKYRSESYVKRFLEIISNIRS; encoded by the coding sequence ATGAATATACTTTATATAGTTGATCGTCCGCCTAACCTTGCCGGAATACAAGTAACTACTAGTAATAGAATAAAGGCGCTAAGGAAGAATAAAATTAATGCAGAAGTAATTTTTTTTGAACGGGGTAATGCCGAATATTTATTTAATGACATTCCTCATTATTTTATTGAAAATAAAAATCAATTTTATAATCACCTTTCAAAAAAAAGCTATGACATTATTTCCTATATATATTCACTTAAATATATAGATACTATCCCTAAAAAGTTTAAAGGAAAAATAGTTTTTGAAATTCGTGGCTGGAGTTCAAGCGTCACAAATGTACTAGAACAAATAAAAAAATCTAATAGAGTAAATGCAATAATTTGTATCGCAAATTATATTAAACCATTAGTTGAAAAAAGAGTTAAGAATATACCTGTATATGTAGATCTAAATTTCGTCCCAGATAAATTCTCTTCTAATAATAATGAAACAAATGACAATATCCCCATACCCAAAAAAGGTTATAAAGTAATTGGGTATGTAGGCAGAGTAATGAGCACTAAAAATTGGAAAGAGTGGGTTGATATTTGTGGGTTGCTTAATAAAGACCAGAACATAGAATTATGGGTGATTAGTAATGTAGCAACATGTGAAGTATATAATCGTATTGACCTTTTACAAAATCGATGTAAAGAATTGGGTATAAAAAAAGAAAATATTAAAATTATACCCCAAATACCAAATGACCTAATGCCCAGTCTTTATTTGACAATTGGTAAATCAGGTGGGTGCATATTATCCACATCTCCAAGTGAAGGACTTGGCAATCATGTTTTAGAACCAATGGCTTGCAGCTGTCCTGTAGTTAGTTCAAATAGACCAGGTAAAAACGAAATTATTAATCATTCTTTTAATGGTTTATTGTATAAACTTGGTGATATTGATGGTGCTGTGGAGCAATTATCAAACTTACTTACTAACGATAGTTTCAGAAAAAAAATTATTAAAAATGCTTTAAAAGAAATCGAAGAAAAATATCGGTCAGAAAGTTACGTAAAAAGATTTCTTGAAATCATATCTAATATTAGAAGCTGA
- a CDS encoding nucleotide sugar dehydrogenase gives MSDVESNIESREDKIGIVGLGYVGLPLALLFSDKKYTVYGIDKDINKINSLLANKSYLNEISDEEILTSFANNSRLVSNEYDVVKDLDVIIICVPTPLTKENEPDLTYLRNAAHSLVPHLQKNQLIILESSTYPGTTREELKPIIEKSGLKVGIDIFLAYSSERIDPGNIHFKLEDIPKVISGVTDTCLQKVEDLYSSVFKETVKVTSPEIAEMSKVVENSYRFINISFINEVSQICEKLNINVWEVIEAARTKPFGFSPFFPGPGIGGHCIPIDPMYLQWKANQVGHESKFIELANQINDEIPSHIINKLKEAMNGSLENKNILIYGVAYKKDVNDVRSSPALPIIKALLNNKALVSYHDPFIDSFSIEGTVLKNSPLTNSVLNESDCVLILTDHSKIPIEQIIDQAKLIYDTKNILGEYKEGGNIIQLGDGINK, from the coding sequence ATGAGCGACGTAGAGAGTAATATAGAGTCAAGAGAGGATAAAATAGGTATTGTTGGCCTCGGATATGTCGGGCTGCCGCTTGCCTTATTATTTTCAGATAAAAAGTACACAGTATATGGCATTGATAAGGATATAAATAAAATAAACAGTTTATTAGCAAATAAAAGTTATCTAAATGAAATAAGCGATGAAGAAATCCTAACCTCTTTCGCTAATAATTCGAGACTTGTGAGTAATGAATATGATGTAGTGAAAGATTTGGATGTGATCATCATTTGTGTGCCTACTCCTTTAACAAAGGAAAATGAACCTGATTTAACTTATTTAAGAAATGCAGCTCATTCTTTAGTGCCACATTTACAGAAAAACCAATTAATCATACTTGAAAGCTCCACATACCCCGGGACAACACGAGAAGAGTTAAAACCAATTATAGAGAAAAGCGGTTTAAAGGTGGGTATTGATATCTTTTTAGCATATTCCTCTGAAAGAATAGACCCTGGAAATATTCATTTTAAATTAGAAGACATACCTAAAGTTATTAGTGGAGTGACGGATACGTGTTTACAGAAAGTTGAAGATTTATATTCTTCTGTTTTTAAAGAAACAGTAAAGGTAACCTCTCCAGAAATCGCCGAAATGTCTAAGGTAGTAGAAAATAGTTACCGCTTCATTAATATATCGTTTATAAATGAGGTTAGTCAGATTTGTGAGAAACTTAATATAAATGTATGGGAAGTAATAGAAGCTGCTAGAACCAAGCCATTTGGATTCTCTCCATTCTTCCCTGGACCTGGTATAGGTGGTCACTGTATTCCGATTGATCCTATGTATCTCCAATGGAAAGCAAATCAAGTAGGTCATGAATCAAAATTTATAGAGTTAGCAAATCAGATAAATGATGAAATTCCATCACACATTATCAATAAATTAAAAGAGGCGATGAATGGCTCTTTAGAAAATAAAAACATATTGATTTACGGTGTCGCATACAAAAAAGATGTAAATGATGTCAGAAGCTCCCCTGCTCTTCCTATTATAAAAGCCTTATTAAACAATAAAGCCTTAGTTTCTTATCACGATCCATTTATTGATTCATTTTCAATTGAAGGTACTGTTCTAAAAAACAGCCCACTAACAAACAGCGTACTAAATGAAAGCGATTGTGTATTAATTTTGACTGACCATTCTAAGATCCCTATAGAACAAATTATAGATCAAGCAAAATTAATTTATGACACAAAAAACATCTTAGGAGAGTATAAAGAAGGTGGTAATATCATTCAATTAGGAGATGGAATAAATAAATAG
- a CDS encoding glycosyltransferase family 4 protein gives MKKILLLADHPGWAWEHRARDLMSLQFKDLTFQLEFYNQLQVSKISQYDTIYAPSISMAKQLTKKGINPNKIASGLSSIRSANKFINGDGTIKKSFIEFSETLQGINTGSSEIYNLFNQSCSIYKTRTGIFEDIFKPINTPLQNKKVKIGWVGRIDTETHRSHKGIDLVYEALKSLDVELELRTFNEKKVTRNEMVQFYQSLDMFICSSISEQHPMPVLEAAACGVPIIATNVGIVPELIQHGENGLIVDRNSEAIKKAVLILLNNKKTCEKFRENIRETIVNKWTWELCKKDWELFFKNN, from the coding sequence GTGAAAAAAATTCTATTACTTGCTGACCACCCAGGATGGGCATGGGAGCATCGTGCTCGTGATTTAATGTCATTACAATTTAAAGATTTGACTTTCCAATTAGAGTTCTATAATCAATTACAAGTTTCAAAGATAAGTCAATACGATACTATTTATGCACCATCTATTTCAATGGCTAAACAATTAACAAAAAAAGGAATTAACCCTAACAAAATTGCCTCAGGATTAAGTTCAATTAGGAGTGCAAATAAATTTATTAATGGAGATGGAACAATAAAAAAATCGTTTATAGAATTTTCTGAGACACTTCAAGGAATCAATACGGGTTCATCTGAAATTTATAATCTTTTTAATCAATCATGTTCCATCTATAAAACAAGAACTGGTATTTTTGAAGATATTTTCAAACCTATTAATACTCCCCTCCAAAATAAAAAAGTTAAGATTGGTTGGGTCGGTCGTATCGATACTGAAACTCATCGTTCTCACAAAGGAATTGATCTTGTTTACGAAGCTTTGAAAAGTCTAGATGTGGAATTAGAGCTACGAACATTTAATGAAAAAAAAGTAACTCGTAATGAAATGGTTCAATTTTACCAATCTCTAGATATGTTTATTTGTTCAAGCATTTCAGAACAGCATCCTATGCCAGTTTTAGAGGCGGCAGCATGTGGAGTGCCTATAATTGCGACTAATGTTGGAATTGTACCAGAATTAATTCAACATGGAGAGAATGGTTTAATAGTAGATAGAAATTCTGAAGCAATAAAGAAAGCCGTGCTTATATTATTAAATAACAAAAAAACTTGTGAGAAATTCAGGGAGAATATTCGTGAAACAATTGTTAATAAATGGACTTGGGAATTGTGTAAAAAAGATTGGGAATTGTTCTTTAAAAACAACTAG
- the rfbD gene encoding dTDP-4-dehydrorhamnose reductase: MNVLITGGGGQLGKSLAKVLQEANANVYSYSKSELDITNMEDVRRAFQEAMPDYVYHAAAYTAVDECEKKIKKAYDINTVGTLNVAKESSKYGACLFYMSSDYVFDGESQTAYTEVSEPNPKSVYGLSKWIGERVVQASLSTYYIVRTSWLYGHGGKNFVKTMRRLGLTNKEIQVVNDQTGSPTYVEDLTKVLLQLIGKPYGIYHISNSGSCSWYEFAKTIYLLSGADPELVKPTTAEEYGALAPRPVYSVLSMDRLEACGIQKPQYWLDAVKEFIEKEEWVDD, encoded by the coding sequence ATGAACGTATTAATTACTGGTGGCGGGGGACAGCTTGGTAAGTCTTTAGCTAAAGTATTACAAGAGGCCAATGCAAATGTATATAGTTATTCAAAGAGCGAATTAGATATTACGAATATGGAAGATGTGAGGCGAGCATTTCAGGAAGCAATGCCAGATTACGTATACCACGCAGCAGCCTACACAGCAGTTGATGAATGTGAAAAAAAAATCAAAAAAGCGTATGACATTAACACGGTTGGTACTTTAAATGTAGCCAAGGAATCTAGCAAGTATGGTGCTTGTCTATTTTATATGAGTTCAGATTACGTGTTCGACGGGGAAAGTCAGACGGCTTACACAGAAGTGAGCGAGCCGAATCCGAAAAGTGTTTATGGATTAAGCAAGTGGATAGGAGAGAGGGTTGTTCAAGCAAGCTTATCAACCTATTATATTGTCCGCACGTCTTGGTTATATGGCCATGGCGGGAAGAACTTTGTGAAAACAATGAGGAGGCTTGGACTAACGAACAAAGAAATACAAGTTGTGAATGATCAAACCGGTTCACCGACCTATGTAGAAGATTTAACGAAGGTTCTCCTTCAACTGATCGGTAAACCATATGGAATCTATCATATAAGTAATAGCGGCAGCTGTTCATGGTATGAATTTGCTAAAACGATCTATCTTCTAAGCGGGGCTGACCCTGAATTAGTCAAACCAACAACCGCTGAAGAGTACGGAGCGCTAGCACCAAGACCTGTTTATTCAGTATTAAGCATGGATCGACTTGAAGCTTGTGGCATACAAAAGCCTCAGTACTGGCTGGATGCGGTAAAAGAATTCATCGAAAAGGAGGAGTGGGTTGATGATTAA
- a CDS encoding glycosyltransferase family 4 protein, producing MRKHLLIYDRIWWIQGQRALILQKYHESLDIMSYHDLINLIKKIGAHKINEAYEVISTLSLWSANALLKHNIRIDSSIAGSYSHFINNQNDFREWCDHVEPNELFVNEVLKKIKKVGAVNPKLSQTIKMISPETNVKYVKSFVDSEKFKPLLLKKTNTNPIFTIGWVGNYSKLSKNYYTLYHEVKKAFENNKNVKFVEATKASRIPHENMPDFYRSLDLLLVTASNEGLPNPAMEAYSTGVPVLATNIGIIKEWATPKAKSLILDTDSPKEFVTKIKDLLNNREVLNGLKNELRMNILTHWQIQPNVQEWLSTLFEINKK from the coding sequence ATGCGAAAGCATTTACTCATCTATGATAGGATATGGTGGATACAAGGGCAAAGAGCTCTTATTTTACAGAAATATCATGAATCATTAGATATTATGTCTTACCACGATTTAATAAACTTAATCAAAAAAATAGGGGCACACAAAATTAATGAAGCATACGAAGTTATTTCAACGCTGAGCTTATGGAGTGCTAATGCACTTCTTAAACACAATATTAGAATAGACTCTTCAATTGCAGGTTCTTATAGCCACTTCATCAACAATCAAAACGACTTTCGTGAATGGTGTGACCATGTAGAACCGAATGAGCTTTTTGTTAATGAAGTATTAAAAAAAATAAAAAAGGTTGGAGCTGTTAATCCAAAGTTATCTCAGACTATAAAAATGATTAGCCCTGAAACAAATGTCAAATATGTAAAGTCTTTTGTAGATAGCGAAAAATTCAAACCATTATTGTTAAAAAAGACTAATACCAATCCTATTTTTACTATAGGTTGGGTTGGTAATTACAGTAAACTATCCAAAAACTATTATACTTTGTATCACGAAGTTAAAAAGGCCTTTGAGAATAATAAAAATGTTAAATTCGTAGAAGCTACTAAAGCATCACGAATCCCTCATGAGAACATGCCTGATTTCTATAGATCTCTAGATCTTCTTCTTGTTACAGCTTCTAACGAAGGTCTACCAAACCCTGCCATGGAAGCCTATTCTACAGGCGTTCCAGTCCTAGCAACAAATATAGGAATTATAAAAGAATGGGCGACTCCGAAAGCAAAATCATTAATTTTAGACACGGATAGCCCAAAGGAATTTGTTACAAAAATAAAAGATCTCTTGAATAATAGAGAGGTACTAAACGGATTAAAGAATGAATTAAGAATGAATATCTTAACTCATTGGCAAATTCAACCTAACGTACAAGAATGGTTATCCACCCTATTTGAAATTAATAAAAAATAA